One segment of Polyangiaceae bacterium DNA contains the following:
- a CDS encoding HAD-IIB family hydrolase, with protein MTKSPRPLSALSNAEAKRLTGLVFDLDDTVLDHGALTEEAYSALFRMREAGLRLVACTGRPAGWAEVLLRQWPIDAAVAENGAVGLVKRTQHAGASRIETMFPTNPDAMRAEREELLRLAHELVVRFPEAALADDNAARWTDVTIDIGEHRSVGAEVIAAMRSDARSRGVVTFVSSVHLHLSFTAGDKASGTLRLLQARFGESSETACSANAFVGDSGNDASAFSVFQTTFGVSNVTKYLSSLPDPPKFVMKNAMGAGFAELAKHLVALRGSASS; from the coding sequence GTGACGAAGTCGCCGCGTCCGCTGTCCGCGCTTTCGAACGCCGAGGCCAAGCGCCTCACCGGGCTCGTCTTCGATCTCGATGACACCGTGCTCGACCATGGCGCGTTGACCGAGGAAGCGTACTCGGCACTTTTTCGCATGCGTGAAGCGGGATTGCGTCTCGTCGCGTGCACCGGGCGTCCGGCGGGCTGGGCCGAAGTGCTCTTGCGTCAATGGCCGATCGATGCGGCCGTCGCTGAAAACGGTGCCGTAGGGCTCGTCAAGCGGACGCAGCACGCTGGTGCGTCACGCATCGAAACGATGTTCCCGACAAACCCCGATGCGATGCGTGCCGAACGAGAGGAGCTTCTGCGGCTTGCCCACGAGCTCGTGGTTCGTTTTCCCGAAGCTGCGCTCGCAGACGACAACGCCGCTCGCTGGACGGATGTCACGATCGATATTGGCGAGCATCGAAGCGTTGGAGCTGAAGTCATTGCGGCGATGCGATCCGACGCGCGCTCGCGAGGTGTCGTCACGTTTGTCTCGAGCGTCCACTTGCACCTATCGTTCACCGCAGGAGACAAGGCCTCGGGCACGCTTCGGTTGCTGCAAGCCCGGTTTGGCGAGTCAAGTGAAACGGCTTGCAGCGCGAATGCATTCGTTGGCGACAGCGGCAACGACGCAAGCGCCTTTTCCGTTTTTCAAACTACATTCGGCGTGTCAAATGTAACGAAGTACCTATCTTCTCTGCCCGATCCCCCCAAATTCGTCATGAAAAACGCGATGGGAGCGGGCTTTGCGGAACTGGCGAAGCACCTGGTCGCCCTGCGGGGAAGTGCTTCGAGCTGA
- a CDS encoding serine/threonine protein kinase gives MASRTPAPGAIVDNKYRLAERIGGGGMGHVFKAENVLAGRSVAIKFLHPELAENSELAQRFFQEAQAVNRIRHPNIVDVIDAGVGEMGPYIVMEHLEGEAVGSSLQRLGRFELDGAVATVIPILEALDAAHRVGIIHRDLKPENVFIAYDPGRGQAVVRLLDFGIAKVIDSNGPSPRTRTGVVFGTPDYLSPEQATGDAPIDGRSDLFAVGVLLYELLTGTRPFRAPTAVATAFRVVHAEAPTLAAAGVNVDSRLEAVVARLLQKDPMKRYATAGEVARELEKFCPDPARRVLALGRIININRRIALTPPHPTGMGASPGVASPPPPPPPMSLGDFERPLPSAREPMSVGAMRSGPRSTYDMPAPSVPHASTRVVPMAASVRSVDSGQSSRGDHSHATRVSAEPVASPPAPRIPVNQRISTLTSAPNLLGSMAGSPPAAKPVRAMSARFPGMYQVRGAVLRAVDKALIEDAGPKVREQIIGQLPQRYADDFLNDSINALVAYDLEALDAYMDLATSLSLHEPNRWRALGRSAIGGELHNTVRSVLRPAPDLQIAIRRGISIWSRLFSFGTWKIGSSAPGRVLLQVGEFDPASLALRLWVVGVVEETARRAASYDVRVNIAAGEAAFSPELACELS, from the coding sequence ATGGCATCTCGCACCCCCGCTCCTGGCGCAATCGTCGACAACAAGTACCGCCTTGCTGAACGCATTGGTGGTGGCGGGATGGGTCACGTCTTCAAGGCCGAGAACGTGCTCGCCGGGCGATCGGTGGCGATCAAGTTCTTGCACCCCGAGCTTGCGGAAAACTCCGAGCTTGCGCAGCGATTTTTCCAAGAGGCGCAAGCCGTCAACCGCATTCGCCATCCGAACATCGTCGACGTCATCGACGCGGGCGTAGGGGAAATGGGCCCCTACATCGTGATGGAGCATCTCGAGGGCGAGGCGGTTGGTTCATCGCTGCAGCGGCTTGGAAGATTCGAGCTCGATGGGGCAGTCGCGACGGTCATTCCCATTCTCGAGGCGCTCGATGCGGCGCATCGCGTGGGCATCATCCACCGCGATCTCAAGCCGGAGAACGTGTTCATCGCGTATGACCCTGGGCGTGGTCAAGCCGTCGTGCGGCTCTTGGATTTCGGCATCGCAAAGGTGATCGATTCGAACGGCCCTTCGCCGCGCACGCGCACGGGCGTGGTGTTTGGCACGCCCGACTATTTGTCACCGGAGCAAGCGACGGGAGATGCTCCGATCGATGGTCGCAGTGATCTTTTCGCCGTTGGCGTACTTCTCTACGAGCTGCTCACGGGCACGCGACCTTTTCGAGCACCAACGGCTGTAGCTACGGCGTTCCGCGTCGTTCACGCCGAAGCTCCGACGCTCGCTGCTGCGGGTGTGAATGTCGACTCGCGTCTCGAAGCAGTCGTTGCTCGGCTTCTGCAAAAGGATCCGATGAAGCGTTACGCGACTGCGGGCGAAGTTGCGCGTGAGCTCGAGAAGTTTTGTCCCGATCCGGCGCGACGCGTTTTGGCGCTCGGCAGGATCATCAACATCAATCGTCGCATCGCGCTGACGCCGCCTCATCCAACCGGCATGGGTGCTTCGCCTGGTGTCGCTTCTCCGCCGCCGCCTCCACCTCCGATGTCGCTTGGAGACTTCGAGCGACCGTTGCCCTCGGCGCGCGAGCCGATGTCGGTAGGCGCGATGCGATCGGGGCCTCGCTCGACGTACGACATGCCTGCTCCGTCGGTTCCGCATGCATCCACGCGTGTGGTGCCGATGGCAGCGTCGGTGCGCAGCGTTGATTCTGGGCAGTCGTCGCGTGGAGATCACAGCCATGCAACACGCGTCAGTGCCGAACCCGTGGCTTCGCCGCCGGCCCCGCGCATACCGGTCAACCAGCGCATTTCTACGCTGACGAGCGCGCCGAACCTCCTCGGCTCGATGGCGGGCAGTCCGCCCGCTGCAAAGCCTGTGCGTGCCATGTCTGCGCGCTTTCCGGGCATGTACCAAGTGCGCGGTGCTGTGCTGCGAGCTGTCGACAAAGCGCTCATCGAGGATGCGGGACCGAAGGTGCGCGAGCAGATCATTGGTCAGCTTCCGCAGCGGTATGCGGACGATTTCCTCAACGACTCCATCAACGCGCTCGTTGCGTACGATCTCGAAGCGCTCGACGCATACATGGACTTGGCGACGTCGCTCTCGCTTCACGAGCCGAATCGGTGGCGTGCACTGGGGCGATCGGCGATCGGGGGGGAGTTGCATAACACCGTGCGCAGCGTGCTCAGGCCAGCACCGGATCTGCAGATCGCCATTCGCCGAGGCATCTCCATTTGGTCGCGCCTGTTCAGCTTTGGCACATGGAAGATCGGCTCGTCGGCGCCGGGCCGCGTGCTGCTCCAGGTTGGCGAGTTCGATCCTGCGTCACTCGCGCTCCGCTTGTGGGTCGTAGGAGTCGTCGAAGAAACGGCTCGTCGGGCTGCGAGTTACGATGTGCGAGTGAATATCGCTGCTGGTGAAGCGGCGTTTTCGCCGGAGCTGGCTTGCGAGCTTTCATGA
- a CDS encoding zinc-ribbon domain containing protein — protein MRHALCWVYLGGKSHVSRVVTETPAKEQPKSMEQPKDEDIVCASCGVTFVFSAAAAAARAERGITTPPTMCKPCWRANASNNERRGSDASSRTPARHGRAPRQPNQNGGGWVGRSTGDVNEYRSPMPDPHFAGHTSRGWSLKPTFSRRGPASDGNYRAPSFHNDKHNGALRPNRERLGAGRTSAAAPGHQRNRMSTDITCAACGAAATVPFKPAEGQKVYCRTCFQAEKPT, from the coding sequence GTGAGGCATGCCCTGTGCTGGGTATACCTCGGTGGCAAAAGCCATGTATCACGGGTCGTGACGGAAACGCCGGCCAAGGAACAGCCGAAATCCATGGAGCAGCCCAAAGACGAGGACATAGTTTGTGCGAGTTGCGGTGTGACGTTCGTTTTTTCGGCCGCAGCCGCAGCAGCCCGCGCCGAGCGCGGGATCACGACGCCACCCACGATGTGCAAACCGTGCTGGCGTGCGAACGCATCGAACAACGAGCGACGAGGTTCCGATGCCTCGTCTCGCACGCCGGCCCGCCATGGGCGCGCGCCACGCCAACCCAATCAAAACGGCGGCGGGTGGGTGGGTCGAAGCACCGGCGACGTAAATGAATACCGAAGCCCCATGCCCGATCCTCACTTCGCTGGGCACACGTCACGCGGCTGGTCGCTGAAGCCGACGTTTTCGCGCCGTGGACCTGCGAGCGATGGCAACTACCGCGCGCCTTCGTTTCACAACGACAAACACAACGGTGCGCTGCGCCCGAATCGTGAACGACTGGGTGCTGGTCGAACTTCGGCTGCTGCCCCCGGGCACCAACGAAATCGCATGTCGACCGACATCACGTGCGCAGCATGCGGCGCCGCAGCAACGGTCCCGTTCAAACCCGCCGAAGGCCAGAAGGTGTATTGCCGGACCTGTTTCCAGGCCGAAAAGCCCACCTGA
- a CDS encoding KOW motif-containing protein → MSHVPLHLSVTDFDAYAPEKATSKAYSRPRLEVKQRFLSWARAVVARLAALGISVDVHGSDEHPTLRNKSRVDCQWVFFSRDRVARDELDRLLDAGRTISAAIDDPSPFARHAFLALRLDSLRVEVCFAVHPEAQVDIDNLRARLSAKAEAREGVQALSAELTTALHALPDEFAIGVGDERIAAHAATPAVIETMLERAAEGQVPLWIGWSVPRDVALEHVDTIGEQLEDALIALAPIYVLVSWSRQNDHIALDRRLEGIERERARTHAEVEAQTEKWRAEQAAARERSLSEARARGENEHPRHHGPGFGRGPGGPRRPQLDSLFKPGSAAAGDRERREVRDAEPKKAAATPAGRGREQGETTPRPRPVAPVEHGPEQPSRISIQTSSAPSPTTIEKGARVRVLRGAFAEKIGVVNELDGRGGARVMLGLLSTRIDTTDLVLVPDARERPALQSSHRKPATPKAR, encoded by the coding sequence ATGAGCCACGTTCCTCTGCATCTGTCGGTCACGGACTTCGACGCCTACGCGCCCGAAAAGGCGACGTCGAAGGCATATTCGCGTCCGCGTCTCGAAGTCAAACAGCGCTTTCTTTCGTGGGCGCGTGCCGTTGTCGCTCGTCTCGCTGCGCTCGGAATCAGCGTCGACGTGCATGGATCGGACGAGCACCCGACACTGCGCAACAAGAGTCGCGTCGACTGTCAGTGGGTGTTTTTTTCGCGTGACCGCGTCGCCAGAGACGAGCTTGATCGGCTCCTCGATGCTGGTCGAACGATCTCGGCCGCCATCGATGATCCGAGCCCGTTTGCTCGTCATGCATTTCTCGCCCTCCGGCTGGACTCGCTGCGCGTCGAGGTGTGTTTCGCCGTGCATCCCGAGGCGCAGGTCGACATCGACAACTTGCGCGCGCGTCTTTCGGCGAAGGCCGAAGCGCGTGAAGGCGTCCAAGCACTTTCGGCCGAGCTCACGACAGCACTACATGCGCTACCCGACGAGTTTGCCATTGGAGTCGGGGACGAACGCATTGCCGCGCATGCAGCCACGCCAGCGGTGATCGAGACGATGCTCGAACGTGCCGCGGAAGGACAGGTTCCTCTTTGGATCGGCTGGTCGGTGCCTCGCGACGTTGCGCTCGAACACGTCGATACGATTGGCGAACAACTCGAAGACGCGCTCATCGCGCTCGCTCCGATCTACGTGCTCGTGAGTTGGTCGCGACAAAACGATCACATCGCGCTCGATCGACGCTTGGAAGGCATCGAGCGTGAACGTGCTCGGACACATGCCGAAGTCGAAGCGCAAACGGAGAAGTGGCGTGCCGAGCAAGCGGCAGCTCGTGAGCGATCGCTTTCCGAAGCGCGAGCGCGCGGCGAAAATGAACATCCGCGGCATCACGGACCGGGCTTTGGTCGTGGACCCGGAGGTCCGCGGCGTCCACAGCTCGACTCGCTCTTCAAACCCGGCTCTGCGGCTGCGGGGGATCGCGAACGGCGTGAGGTTCGGGATGCCGAACCAAAGAAAGCCGCTGCAACGCCGGCGGGGCGAGGGCGTGAGCAAGGCGAAACGACGCCGCGTCCGCGCCCCGTGGCCCCCGTCGAGCACGGACCCGAGCAACCGTCGCGTATTTCAATCCAAACCTCTTCGGCTCCTTCGCCCACGACCATCGAAAAAGGTGCACGTGTGCGCGTTTTGCGTGGCGCATTCGCCGAGAAAATCGGCGTTGTGAACGAGCTGGACGGGCGCGGTGGAGCGCGCGTCATGCTCGGCCTGCTCTCGACGCGTATCGACACCACGGATCTCGTCCTCGTGCCGGATGCGCGCGAACGACCGGCACTTCAAAGCTCGCATCGCAAGCCCGCTACGCCAAAGGCGCGCTAA
- a CDS encoding ABC transporter ATP-binding protein, with amino-acid sequence MPSEHRPKYVVGLGAQFRRNLGLYAAGAAFLAAQQFLMARRDFLVRDAVNAAEAALADAAVRDAIFILVVSIAAFVVRVASRITMFTGGRNVEYELRAALLDHLHKLGPAFFRKMPTGDIMSRATSDLQQVRLLLGFGILNVVNAVLAFGSAIFVMLSNSVRLTLASLITLPLLMLVTRSFSTRMFQRMRQNQEALGKMSDRVLASLAGVRVVRSFALEEAEKTTFRAANDDYIAKSLSLARLRGSMQPIMGAVLTVGMLVVFFYGGHLVFHKEMSKGEFLSFHLALGRLVWPMLAIGFVTSIVQRGRASYARLHQIFEAVPEVVDGPLPAPSSVKGSLRVEGLSFAYGDRKVLDGVSFEVPAGKSLAIVGRTGSGKSTVATLLPRLLPTPKRSIFLDDADVCDLPVETVRRSIGYAQQDAFLFSTTVAQNIGYVLDDADSPEAMAKIRAAASEAGVLDEIEGLPDGFDTVVGERGVQLSGGQRQRIALARALLREPRVLVLDDPLSAVDAKTEAAILGAIERQAAKCTMVLITHRVAAAKRCDRIVVLERGRVVEEGTHDELVVAGGVYASFAEEQEIEAKLAEFGAEDIPSSIMEAQVA; translated from the coding sequence ATGCCGTCCGAACATCGCCCGAAGTACGTCGTCGGCCTCGGCGCGCAGTTTCGCCGCAACTTGGGCCTCTACGCGGCCGGAGCTGCGTTCCTCGCGGCGCAGCAGTTTCTCATGGCACGTCGCGACTTCCTCGTTCGCGATGCCGTCAACGCTGCTGAAGCTGCGCTCGCAGATGCCGCCGTTCGCGATGCGATCTTCATCCTCGTCGTCAGCATCGCGGCGTTCGTCGTTCGAGTCGCATCGCGAATCACGATGTTCACCGGCGGACGCAACGTCGAGTACGAGCTGCGAGCTGCGCTGCTCGATCACCTGCACAAGCTCGGCCCCGCCTTTTTCCGTAAGATGCCGACTGGCGACATCATGAGTCGCGCGACGAGTGATCTGCAGCAAGTGCGCCTGCTCTTGGGGTTCGGCATCCTCAATGTCGTCAATGCGGTGCTTGCGTTCGGCAGCGCCATCTTCGTGATGCTCAGCAACAGCGTACGCCTCACACTCGCGTCGCTCATCACGCTACCGCTCTTGATGCTCGTCACGCGCTCGTTCTCGACGCGCATGTTTCAGCGCATGCGCCAGAACCAGGAAGCGCTTGGCAAGATGAGCGATCGCGTTCTTGCGAGCCTCGCGGGTGTGCGCGTCGTGCGTTCGTTTGCGCTCGAAGAAGCAGAGAAGACGACGTTTCGCGCGGCAAACGACGACTACATCGCGAAGAGCTTGTCGCTTGCCCGACTGCGCGGATCGATGCAGCCCATCATGGGCGCGGTGCTCACCGTAGGTATGCTCGTCGTGTTTTTCTACGGCGGGCATCTCGTGTTTCACAAAGAGATGTCGAAGGGAGAGTTCCTTTCGTTCCACCTCGCTCTTGGTCGGCTCGTCTGGCCCATGCTCGCGATTGGGTTCGTCACGTCGATCGTTCAACGCGGGCGCGCGAGCTACGCACGGCTTCATCAAATCTTCGAAGCGGTGCCCGAGGTCGTCGACGGACCCCTTCCTGCGCCCTCTTCCGTGAAAGGTTCGCTTCGCGTCGAGGGATTGTCGTTCGCGTACGGCGATCGCAAGGTGCTCGATGGCGTATCTTTCGAGGTTCCTGCGGGTAAATCGCTTGCCATCGTAGGTCGCACGGGTTCGGGCAAGAGCACCGTGGCAACGCTGCTTCCGCGACTTCTTCCGACGCCAAAACGTTCCATTTTTCTCGACGACGCAGATGTGTGCGATCTACCCGTGGAGACGGTTCGTCGGAGCATTGGATACGCGCAACAGGATGCGTTTCTTTTCTCCACGACGGTTGCGCAAAACATCGGCTACGTGCTCGACGATGCAGACTCGCCTGAGGCCATGGCGAAGATTCGCGCTGCTGCATCCGAGGCTGGAGTGCTCGACGAAATCGAGGGTTTGCCCGATGGGTTCGACACGGTCGTCGGTGAGCGCGGCGTGCAATTATCGGGCGGGCAACGTCAGCGCATTGCGCTCGCGCGAGCGCTGCTTCGTGAGCCACGCGTGCTCGTGCTCGACGATCCTCTCTCCGCCGTGGATGCGAAGACGGAAGCGGCGATCCTCGGTGCGATCGAAAGGCAGGCGGCGAAGTGCACCATGGTGCTCATCACGCATCGCGTGGCTGCGGCGAAAAGATGTGACCGCATCGTCGTGCTCGAGCGTGGTCGAGTCGTCGAAGAGGGGACGCACGACGAGCTCGTGGTTGCAGGTGGCGTGTACGCATCGTTTGCCGAGGAACAAGAAATCGAAGCGAAACTCGCGGAGTTCGGAGCCGAAGACATTCCGTCGTCGATCATGGAGGCGCAGGTCGCATGA
- a CDS encoding ABC transporter ATP-binding protein — translation MTANVRNGGAAPAGKTRAEKALARFHEEDGLREGYDLRMLRSLWPFMRPHAGPIALSLGLLIINSAVSILSPLVTRQAFDALDLPGGFTTFASYGALLLGLSILEQSLGFPQIYLMQLAGARAMGDLRAHVFKFLHTRKLAFFDRTPVGRLVTRVTNDVDAINEVFASGAFNAIGDLVKLVGIVAAMLLLDWRLALIAFIALPPVALLVNWTRKRLRDAFRRIRSTTARMNAYLNEQISGMAVVQAYAREEKAAAEFDQINDAYRQANNQSIIFDATLDAAIELVNTLCIATMLWYFGGRSIQSQVSFGTLFAFVQYIDKFFVPIRDLSARFTQLQSAMAGAERIFQLFENTEEDAPVTTPAAPNGTSDIAFELERVSFEYKPNVPILKDVSIRARRGEKIALVGATGAGKTTVASILLRLYEVKEGVVKVFGREVQATPRDELRRNFAVVPQEVFLFPGTIASNIAAGDIEIDRGRVTRALERIGALDLFERREGGIDAKVEERGSNFSAGERQLIAFARALYRDPPILVLDEATANIDSDTEARLQAAVWAAMQGRSALIIAHRLSTIRAVDRIVVFHKGRVVEQGSHEALLAQGGAYAKLYQLQFGRDEQANVAAE, via the coding sequence ATGACGGCGAACGTTCGAAACGGTGGGGCCGCGCCTGCTGGTAAGACGCGTGCCGAGAAAGCGCTGGCCCGATTCCACGAAGAGGACGGACTTCGCGAAGGTTACGACCTGCGCATGTTGCGCTCGCTGTGGCCGTTCATGCGCCCGCATGCGGGGCCTATCGCGTTGTCGCTCGGACTGCTCATCATCAACTCGGCGGTGTCGATTCTCTCGCCGCTGGTGACTCGTCAAGCTTTCGACGCGCTCGACTTGCCCGGTGGATTCACCACGTTTGCCAGCTACGGGGCGCTCTTGCTCGGGCTCAGCATCCTCGAGCAATCGCTCGGCTTTCCGCAGATCTACCTCATGCAGCTCGCGGGTGCGCGTGCGATGGGAGATCTGCGCGCGCATGTTTTCAAGTTCCTGCACACGCGAAAGCTAGCGTTTTTCGATCGCACACCCGTAGGGCGCCTCGTCACGCGCGTGACGAACGACGTCGATGCGATCAACGAAGTGTTTGCCTCGGGCGCGTTCAACGCGATCGGCGATCTCGTCAAGCTCGTGGGCATCGTTGCCGCGATGCTCTTGCTCGATTGGCGTTTGGCTCTCATCGCGTTCATCGCGCTTCCGCCCGTTGCGCTGCTCGTCAACTGGACGCGCAAACGATTGCGTGACGCGTTTCGTCGGATCCGTTCGACGACGGCGCGCATGAACGCGTACCTCAACGAACAGATTTCGGGCATGGCCGTCGTGCAAGCGTACGCACGCGAGGAAAAAGCGGCGGCGGAGTTCGATCAGATCAACGACGCGTATCGGCAAGCGAACAACCAGTCGATCATCTTCGACGCGACGCTCGACGCGGCCATCGAGCTCGTCAACACGCTCTGCATTGCCACGATGCTTTGGTACTTCGGTGGTCGATCGATTCAATCTCAGGTGTCGTTCGGAACGCTCTTCGCGTTTGTCCAGTACATCGACAAATTCTTCGTTCCGATCCGCGACTTGTCGGCTCGTTTTACGCAGCTTCAGTCGGCGATGGCGGGAGCTGAACGAATTTTCCAGCTCTTCGAGAACACCGAGGAAGATGCGCCGGTCACGACCCCAGCCGCGCCTAATGGCACTTCCGACATTGCCTTTGAGCTCGAACGAGTTTCCTTTGAGTACAAACCGAATGTTCCCATTTTGAAGGACGTCTCGATTCGTGCTCGACGTGGCGAAAAAATCGCGCTCGTTGGAGCTACGGGTGCGGGCAAAACCACTGTCGCGTCGATCCTATTGCGCCTTTACGAGGTGAAGGAAGGCGTGGTCAAGGTTTTCGGCCGCGAGGTTCAGGCGACGCCGAGAGACGAGCTGCGTCGCAACTTCGCCGTCGTGCCGCAAGAAGTGTTTCTTTTCCCGGGAACGATTGCGTCGAATATCGCAGCAGGGGACATCGAGATCGATCGCGGGCGGGTGACGCGTGCGCTCGAGCGCATCGGAGCACTCGACCTTTTCGAGCGGCGTGAGGGTGGAATCGACGCGAAGGTGGAAGAACGCGGGTCGAACTTTTCGGCGGGCGAGCGTCAATTGATAGCGTTTGCACGGGCGCTTTATCGAGATCCGCCCATTTTGGTGCTCGACGAAGCGACGGCGAACATCGACAGCGACACCGAAGCTCGTTTGCAGGCGGCTGTTTGGGCGGCAATGCAGGGCCGCTCCGCGCTCATCATTGCGCATCGGTTGTCCACGATTCGAGCCGTCGATCGCATTGTGGTGTTTCACAAGGGGCGCGTCGTCGAGCAAGGCAGTCACGAGGCGCTCTTGGCGCAGGGCGGCGCTTACGCGAAGCTCTATCAGTTGCAGTTTGGCAGGGATGAACAAGCGAACGTCGCGGCGGAGTGA
- a CDS encoding peptidoglycan DD-metalloendopeptidase family protein → MISLLANSDFVRALLTTLLHFIWQGVVIAAALWIVLAILPKRDSSARHAAACTALLLMAAAPVATFFAIDPGQPGASIDMATTIEFDLAATAQPSLAEVVTVAMLATWLAGVIAMSLRLFGGLWHLRSIIRHHASMLDAALTSRLEQLARRMDIGRRVRFMQSTYIDVPMTVGWLRPIVLIPCSVLSSMPPLQLDAIIAHELSHIRRHDYLVNLLQSILEAVLFYHPCVFWVSNQVRAERECCCDDTAVALGYDPLLYARALTELEALRSRNTMPALASTGGSLMTRIKRIVQSTPPARGSARTLLAPALVMGTVVALTMAGLAACGAATDEVQKAEETPNASAARAIGIRWLPPVLDPWKPLILAAASRHNIDPDALAIMMLIESSGNPEAQSPSGAVGLMQIMPKTGESIAKERNLSNFSLAQLKEPETNVDFGAWYLARQVDAFGKDKDPAESIELAAAAYNGGTERVRAYIAGAKTLSEETTQYKALVAGMYSERSADQSNTYRAWRERIRQRAAQRATPPVTGARVTMPYGEATNPFSGKREKHAGIDLAKDAGTPVVAPLGGRVRSAAADGDRGNAVVLDHGNGLETRFHHLGDVAVTPGQTIAKGDKIGTVGSTGKSTGPHVHFEVRDQGEPIDPSGYVSASETTP, encoded by the coding sequence ATGATTTCCTTGCTCGCCAATTCCGATTTCGTCCGAGCTCTTTTGACGACGCTCTTGCATTTCATTTGGCAAGGTGTCGTCATTGCCGCTGCGCTTTGGATCGTCTTGGCCATTCTTCCGAAGCGGGATTCGAGCGCGCGGCACGCGGCTGCATGCACCGCGCTTTTGCTCATGGCCGCGGCACCCGTCGCGACGTTTTTCGCTATCGATCCAGGCCAACCCGGCGCTTCGATCGACATGGCAACGACAATCGAATTCGACCTCGCCGCGACCGCGCAACCTTCCCTGGCGGAGGTCGTCACGGTTGCCATGCTCGCTACATGGCTCGCTGGCGTCATCGCCATGTCATTGCGTCTTTTTGGCGGCTTATGGCATTTGCGATCGATCATTCGGCATCACGCTTCGATGCTCGACGCCGCGTTGACATCGCGCCTCGAACAGCTCGCGCGCCGAATGGACATCGGACGGCGCGTTCGCTTCATGCAATCGACTTACATCGACGTCCCAATGACCGTGGGATGGCTCCGGCCGATTGTTTTGATTCCATGCTCGGTCTTGTCCAGCATGCCCCCATTGCAACTCGATGCAATCATCGCGCACGAGCTCTCACATATCCGGCGCCACGATTATCTGGTCAATCTTCTACAATCGATCCTGGAGGCCGTACTTTTTTATCATCCGTGCGTATTTTGGGTATCGAACCAAGTGCGTGCGGAGCGTGAATGCTGCTGTGATGATACCGCCGTTGCGCTTGGATACGATCCATTGCTTTACGCTCGAGCATTGACGGAGCTCGAAGCACTTCGGTCACGAAATACGATGCCGGCATTGGCATCGACGGGAGGCTCGCTGATGACACGAATCAAACGAATTGTTCAATCGACCCCGCCGGCCCGAGGATCGGCACGTACGCTGCTTGCGCCGGCGCTGGTCATGGGCACGGTGGTCGCATTGACGATGGCGGGACTTGCAGCGTGCGGGGCCGCGACCGATGAAGTGCAAAAAGCCGAGGAAACGCCCAATGCGAGCGCTGCTCGAGCGATTGGCATTCGGTGGTTGCCACCCGTGCTCGATCCTTGGAAGCCGCTCATTCTTGCGGCCGCATCGCGCCACAATATCGATCCGGATGCGCTGGCCATCATGATGCTGATCGAATCCTCGGGCAATCCAGAAGCGCAAAGCCCGTCGGGAGCCGTGGGGCTCATGCAAATCATGCCGAAAACGGGCGAATCGATCGCAAAAGAACGCAATCTGTCGAACTTTTCGCTTGCACAATTAAAAGAACCCGAAACGAACGTCGATTTCGGCGCATGGTACCTTGCTCGACAAGTCGACGCATTTGGCAAAGACAAGGATCCTGCGGAATCGATCGAGCTTGCGGCAGCCGCATACAATGGCGGAACCGAGCGTGTGCGAGCGTATATTGCGGGCGCGAAGACGCTCTCCGAAGAAACCACGCAATACAAAGCACTCGTCGCGGGCATGTACAGCGAACGCAGCGCAGATCAATCGAATACGTATCGAGCATGGCGAGAGCGAATCAGGCAGCGCGCAGCGCAGCGCGCGACGCCCCCGGTCACGGGCGCACGCGTGACCATGCCATATGGCGAAGCGACGAATCCGTTCAGCGGAAAGCGGGAGAAGCATGCGGGGATCGATTTGGCAAAAGACGCGGGCACGCCGGTCGTAGCGCCGCTCGGTGGCAGGGTGCGAAGCGCCGCTGCCGACGGCGACCGCGGCAACGCCGTGGTGCTCGATCATGGCAATGGACTCGAAACGAGGTTTCACCATTTGGGTGACGTGGCGGTAACGCCAGGACAAACCATTGCGAAGGGCGACAAGATTGGCACGGTGGGATCGACCGGGAAGTCGACGGGACCGCACGTGCACTTCGAGGTGCGGGATCAGGGCGAGCCGATCGATCCGAGCGGATATGTCTCGGCGAGCGAAACGACGCCGTAA
- a CDS encoding BlaI/MecI/CopY family transcriptional regulator, producing the protein MVRNALPTDAELQILSVLWRRGPSTVRDVHEALFAVQDTGYTTVLKLMQIMAQKGFVERDETNRSHVYRAAISEEQAQQGLLGQLMNKAFSGSAKQLVMRALSMQPASRTELDEIRAMLDEMEARRAKK; encoded by the coding sequence ATGGTGAGAAACGCATTGCCGACGGATGCCGAATTACAAATCTTGTCCGTGCTTTGGCGTCGGGGACCTTCGACGGTTCGCGATGTGCACGAGGCGCTCTTTGCGGTGCAAGACACGGGTTATACGACGGTGCTCAAGCTGATGCAGATCATGGCGCAAAAAGGGTTTGTCGAACGTGACGAGACAAACCGAAGCCATGTGTATCGAGCCGCCATTTCGGAAGAGCAAGCGCAGCAGGGGCTTTTGGGGCAGCTCATGAACAAGGCATTTTCCGGCTCCGCAAAGCAGCTCGTCATGCGCGCGCTGTCCATGCAACCTGCAAGCCGAACCGAGCTCGACGAAATCCGCGCAATGCTCGATGAGATGGAAGCTCGGAGGGCGAAGAAATGA